The following coding sequences are from one Salvia hispanica cultivar TCC Black 2014 chromosome 3, UniMelb_Shisp_WGS_1.0, whole genome shotgun sequence window:
- the LOC125211030 gene encoding LOW QUALITY PROTEIN: protein POLLENLESS 3-LIKE 2-like (The sequence of the model RefSeq protein was modified relative to this genomic sequence to represent the inferred CDS: substituted 1 base at 1 genomic stop codon), protein MMKEMWNGPPGFRPAKSAPLSPAKPLLTRSETFHVTHKVPVGDTPYVRAKNVQLIDKDPERAIPLFWAAINAGDXVDSALKDMAIVMKQQNRSQEAIEAIKSLRVRCSDHAQESLDNILLDLYKRCGRLDDQVALLRRKLFLIQQGMAFNGKRTKTARSQGKKFQVSVEQEATRLLGNLGWALMQQNNYIEAEEAYRRVLVLAPDNNKMCNLGICLMKQGRIGEAKGTLRRVKPAVADGPRGVDSHLKAYERAQQMLTDLESEKMTQCGVDRVEQSKLFDAFLGSSAIWQPQPCRESRATPDENVNSGNIVINRKNSANNNNSVLLNLNIGAQPFYSAKRSRSGNEKENGDRRCVNGGGVGRRGRCVEEEEESGEEA, encoded by the exons ATGATGAAAGAAATGTGGAATGGGCCGCCCGGTTTCAGGCCAGCAAAATCAGCTCCCTTGTCTCCGGCCAAGCCCCTCCTCACTCGTTCCGAGACCTTCCACGTCACCCACAAGGTCCCTGTCGGCGACACCCCCTACGTCCGTGCCAAAAACGTTCAACTCATCGACAAGGATCCGGAGAGGGCCATACCTCTCTTCTGGGCCGCCATTAACGCGGGCGACTGAGTCGATAGCGCCCTCAAAGACATGGCCATTGTCATGAAGCAGCAAAATAGGTCTCAAGAAGCCATTGAAGCTATCAAATCACTGCGCGTCCGTTGCTCCGATCACGCCCAGGAATCCCTCGACAACATCTTATTAGACCTCTACAAG AGATGTGGGAGATTGGACGACCAAGTGGCGCTTCTGAGGCGCAAGCTGTTCCTCATCCAGCAAGGCATGGCCTTCAACGGCAAGCGCACCAAAACCGCCCGATCGCAGGGGAAGAAATTCCAAGTTTCCGTCGAGCAAGAGGCCACGCGACTACTG GGGAACTTAGGGTGGGCGTTGATGCAGCAGAACAACTACATCGAAGCGGAGGAGGCGTATCGGCGAGTGCTTGTGCTGGCGCCGGACAACAACAAGATGTGTAATCTCGGGATCTGCCTGATGAAGCAGGGCAGAATCGGCGAGGCCAAGGGCACGCTGCGCCGGGTGAAGCCGGCGGTGGCGGACGGCCCCAGGGGCGTCGATTCGCACCTCAAGGCCTACGAGAGAGCTCAGCAGATGCTCACCGATCTCGAATCGGAGAAGATGACGCAATGCGGCGTCGATCGCGTGGAGCAGAGCAAGCTCTTCGACGCCTTCTTAGGCTCCTCCGCGATCTGGCAGCCTCAGCCGTGCAGGGAGAGCCGCGCCACGCCGGATGAGAATGTCAATAGCGGCAACATCGTAATTAATCGGAAGAATAGtgctaataataataacagtGTGTTGTTGAATCTAAACATCGGCGCGCAGCCGTTCTACTCGGCGAAGAGGAGCAGATCCGGCAACGAGAAGGAGAATGGAGATCGGAGATGCGTTAATGGCGGCGGTGTTGGGAGGAGAGGGAGAtgtgttgaagaagaagaagagagtgGAGAAGAGGCTTAA
- the LOC125216512 gene encoding protein ALTERED PHOSPHATE STARVATION RESPONSE 1-like → MLFLQREGKMGCWYSRLEREEMVSRCKARKRYMKQFVKARHAFAAAHSMYIRSLRNNGSALLQFATAETSLHHHNPLPPPPQQLPNNPLPPPFSPMSWTTTTPSSAIRPPPPPPPPPASTWDFWDPFMPTTTRRSEDEEEEWETTTATASEAPVTPIITRAAPPSATTATATTTASSELAVVVSTKGKDLVEIIKELDDYFLQAANAGGPLSALLEVPVSNFNRQSSLGKDNGFGKSLSPLHWSWGSGSAKWNAFGKFCEDPIGNTVHLAPNGNATHCSTVERLYAWEKKLFLEVKNAESLKLEHEKRVAALRKLEMKNADYIKTEKAKKEVEKLESQMTVAVQAIETTSIEIIKLRESELHPQLLQLVKGFMGMWRSMYEFHQVQTHIVQQLKYLNCIPSVEPTSEIHRQSTLQLELEAQQWHLSFCSLIKAQREYIQSLTGWLRLSLFQVGNNPINKTKQDSAIYSLCEEWQLAINNAPDKVASEGIKSFLSVIHAIVVQQAEEQKQKRRSESVFKELEKKAGELRSLESKHGPSQTYGDTSKDPVREKRAKVEALRSKAEDEKAKYEKSISVTRAMTMNNLQMGLPHVFQAMTGFANVCTQAFESVNNQTKSSGHLHNVKMILP, encoded by the exons ATGCTCTTCCTACAG agagagggaaaaatgGGTTGTTGGTATTCAAGGTTAGAGAGGGAGGAAATGGTGTCGAGATGTAAGGCTAGAAAGAGATACATGAAGCAGTTTGTGAAGGCGAGGCATGCCTTTGCCGCCGCCCACAGCATGTACATAAGGTCTCTCCGCAACAACGGCTCCGCTCTTCTTCAATTCGCCACGGCGGAAACCAGCCTCCACCACCACAACCCCCTCCCCCCGCCCCCACAGCAGCTTCCTAACAACCCACTCCCTCCTCCATTCAGCCCTATGTCGTGGACCACCACCACCCCCTCCTCAGCCATCCgcccgccgcctcctcctccacctccgccCGCGTCCACCTGGGATTTCTGGGACCCCTTTATGCCGACGACCACCAGGCGGTcggaggacgaggaggaggagtggGAGACCACGACCGCCACTGCCTCCGAGGCGCCCGTCACCCCCATCATCACCAGGGCTGCCCCGCCTTCTGCTACCACAGCCACtgccaccaccaccgccagcAGCGAGCTAGCGGTGGTGGTGTCGACCAAGGGTAAAGACCTGGTTGAGATCATTAAGGAGCTTGATGACTACTTTTTGCAAGCTGCCAATGCTGGTGGCCCACTCTCCGCATTGTTGGAAGTCCCAGTTTCCAATTTTAATCGCCAATCCTCGCTCG GTAAGGACAATGGATTTGGGAAGAGTTTGAGTCCACTACACTGGAGTTGGGGTTCGGGCAGTGCAAAATGGAATGCATTTGGAAAGTTCTGCGAGGATCCTATCGGAAACACGGTTCATCTTGCTCCCAATGGAAATGCCACTCATTGTTCAACGGTTGAGAGGTTATACGCGTGGGAGAAGAAACTCTTCCTGGAGGTTAAG AATGCCGAGTCTTTGAAACTAGAGCATGAGAAAAGAGTAGCAGCTCTCAGGAAGCTAGAGATGAAGAATGCTGATTATATCAAGACTGAGAAGGCTAAAAAGGAAGTCGAGAAGTTGGAATCGCAGATGACAGTTGCTGTGCAAGCGATTGAGACTACCTCCATCGAGATTATCAAATTGAGGGAATCAGAGCTTCATCCTCAACTTCTTCAGCTCGTTAAGGG GTTCATGGGCATGTGGAGAAGCATGTATGAATTCCACCAGGTACAAACACATATAGTCCAGCAGCTCAAATACCTCAACTGCATCCCTTCAGTGGAGCCCACTTCTGAAATCCATCGGCAATCAACGCTTCAGCTCGAGCTCGAAGCTCAGCAGTGGCACCTCTCCTTCTGTAGCCTCATCAAAGCTCAACGCGAATATATTCAGTCATTGACAGGCTGGCTCCGTCTCAGCCTCTTCCAAGTAGGTAACAATCCCATCAACAAAACGAAGCAAGACTCCGCCATTTACTCGCTCTGTGAAGAATGGCAGCTCGCAATCAACAACGCTCCTGACAAGGTGGCATCCGAGGGAATCAAGAGTTTCCTATCAGTCATCCATGCAATTGTAGTGCAGCAAGCGGAAGAACAAAAACAGAAAAGGAGGTCAGAGTCGGTGTTCAAGGAGCTTGAGAAGAAGGCAGGCGAGCTCCGGTCATTGGAGAGCAAGCACGGGCCGTCACAAACCTACGGTGATACAAGCAAGGATCCCGTGCGAGAGAAAAGAGCCAAGGTGGAGGCCTTGAGGTCCAAGGCAGAGGATGAGAAGGCCAAGTATGAGAAGTCGATCAGCGTGACCAGGGCGATGACCATGAACAACCTGCAGATGGGTTTGCCCCATGTTTTTCAGGCAATGACGGGTTTTGCCAATGTGTGCACGCAAGCTTTTGAGTCCGTGAACAACCAGACCAAGAGCAGTGGTCATCTGCACAATGTGAAGATGATATTACCTTGA
- the LOC125216513 gene encoding L10-interacting MYB domain-containing protein-like has protein sequence MSGCTTRSKKAQEVQQPENQLRAKWTASLTKALVELMVEEIHKGNKSSRSFSKKGWKFICDNFRIQTGYWWDNEQLKSRYVALRKQYVTVALLLDQPDFQWDEATGAIMASNEAWDGYIKEHPDAEMLRSTGCSIYNHLRTIFAEPDTNGAQNGSATDDQGISMFPEHAAVKEEELSPSESDKYMDMASRKRGRRGLEDAIARGIMEMAGAAKLRAEALKTFHSKFSITDCVKALDELQGVSEQVYLAALDLFSNRNARETFLTLKVDKRLIWLQRKCLVCSFP, from the exons ATGTCTGGCTGCACAACTCGTTCGAAGAAAGCTCAAGAGGTGCAGCAGCCGGAGAATCAGTTGCGTGCTAAGTGGACAGCATCGTTGACAAAGGCCTTGGTAGAGTTGATGGTAGAGGAGATTCACAAGGGAAATAAATCAAGCAGATCCTTTAGTAAGAAAGGGTGGAAATTCATTTGTGATAACTTCCGCATTCAAACCGGTTATTGGTGGGATAATGAGCAACTAAAGAGTCGTTATGTTGCCCTAAGAAAGCAGTATGTTACTGTAGCTTTGCTACTCGATCAACCTGATTTTCAGTGGGATGAGGCAACAGGTGCAATCATGGCTTCGAATGAAGCATGGGACGGATACATCAAG GAACATCCCGATGCTGAGATGCTGAGATCAACCGGCTGCTCGATATACAATCATCTGAGAACAATATTTGCAGAGCCAGATACAAACGGTGCACAAAATGGATCGGCCACAGACGATCAAGGAATATCCATGTTTCCAGAACATGCGGCTGTGAAAGAGGAGGAACTCTCACCGTCAGAGTCAGATAAGTACATGGATATGGCAAGCCGCAAGAGGGGCCGGAGAGGGTTAGAGGATGCTATTGCAAGAGGGATAATGGAGATGGCTGGCGCGGCAAAGCTTAGGGCGGAAGCCTTGAAAACGTTTCACAGCAAGTTCTCAATCACCGACTGCGTTAAGGCACTCGATGAATTGCAAGGCGTCAGTGAACAGGTTTATCTAGCTGCTTTAGATCTGTTCAGCAATCGGAATGCAAGGGAGACTTTTTTAACTCTGAAAGTCGACAAACGCTTGATTTGGTTGCAAAGGAAGTGTTTGGTATGTTCTTTCCCATAG
- the LOC125210520 gene encoding uncharacterized protein LOC125210520 encodes MFPGEDIGRSMERAMFAFGNQILAGIRAIKEQEQAEQQAQEQVPSPIRRGTSVRREHVLAHQRLFEDYFAEHPLGRASFSQTVQDAARAVSPDCFSRLYTSTSSNGKMRPAERLAYGTTADMFDEYLHVGDTTGWECLVKFCAGIIDAFGATYLRKPNAQDCQNLLQMHETVHGFLGMLGSIDCMHWEWKDCPAAWRGQFTSGYKGTQPTMILEAIVDHSLWIWHAHFGVTGSNNDINVLNSSGLFIEQCNGNGPVISFTANGRRHHVGCEERVFCGKAGVCTGKTWSEDSVCFKRVGE; translated from the exons ATGTTTCCCGGGGAAGATATTGGTCGGTCTATGGAACGCGCAATGTTTGCTTTCGGGAACCAGATTCTCGCCGGTATTCGTGCAATAAAAGAGCAAGAGCAAGCCGAACAGCAGGCCCAAGAGCAGGTCCCGAGTCCCATCCGTCGAGGGACATCCGTCCGTCGAGAGCATGTCCTAGCTCATCAACGTCTGTTCGAGGACTACTTCGCCGAACATCCCCTGGGGCGCGCCAGTTTTTCGCAGACGGTTCAGGATGCGGCGAGAGCTGTTTCTCCAGATTGTTTCTCCAGACTGTACACGAGTACTTCTAGCAACGGGAAGATGCGGCCCGCAGAAAGG TTGGCATACGGCACTACGGcggacatgttcgacgagtatcTTCACGTCGGGGATACAACTGGCTGGGAGTGTCTGGTAAAATTTTGTGCGGGCATTATTGACGCCTTCGGCGCCACATATTTGCGCAAGCCGAATGCCCAAGACTGCCAGAACCTGCTGCAGATGCACGAAACAGTGCACGGCTTTCTTGGAATGTTAGGGAGTATTGATTGTATGCACTGGGAGTGGAAGGATTGTCCTGCAGCGTGGAGAGGCCAATTCACCAGTGGGTATAAGGGTACCCAACCgacgatgatccttgaagcaATCGTTGACCATAGtctttggatttggcatgctcACTTTGGCGTGACGGGGTCCAACAACGACATCAATGTGCTGAACTCCTCCGGTCTCTTCATCGAGCAATGCAATGGCAACGGTCCGGTTATCAGCTTCACTGCCAACGGACGACGGCATCATGTGGGGTGCGAGGAGAGAGTTTTTTGCGGCAAAGCAGGAGTCTGCACTGGAAAGACGTGGAGCGAGGATTCGGTGTGCTTCAAGCGCGTTGGGGAATAG